The Burkholderia cepacia ATCC 25416 genome includes a window with the following:
- a CDS encoding LysE family translocator — MSHLSWLPFIATSLLIIVTPGQDMVLVMSRTLSDGTRAGLVTAAGVSVGLLVHTMLATLGLGALLQASEWLFTALKVVGALYLLYLGITLLRSSGELTLASGDGAQESRLRTFAQGALSNVSNPKVALFYLAFLPQFVPAGAAHPMLSLFVLGATFAGLTFLVKGPVAVFAGLLSASIRRNPRILTRMHRVSGVVLLGLGVKLALERR; from the coding sequence ATGTCGCATCTATCCTGGCTGCCGTTCATCGCAACGTCGCTGCTGATCATCGTCACACCGGGCCAGGACATGGTGCTCGTGATGTCGCGTACGCTGTCCGACGGCACGCGCGCGGGCCTCGTGACCGCCGCGGGCGTCAGCGTCGGGCTGCTCGTGCACACGATGCTCGCGACGCTCGGGCTGGGCGCGCTGCTGCAGGCGTCCGAATGGCTGTTCACGGCGCTGAAGGTGGTCGGCGCGTTGTACCTGCTGTACCTCGGCATCACGCTGTTGCGCTCGTCGGGCGAACTGACGCTCGCGAGCGGCGACGGCGCGCAGGAATCGCGGCTGCGCACGTTCGCGCAAGGCGCGCTGTCCAACGTGTCGAATCCGAAGGTCGCGCTGTTCTATCTGGCGTTCCTGCCGCAGTTCGTGCCGGCGGGCGCCGCGCATCCGATGCTGTCGCTGTTCGTGCTGGGCGCGACCTTCGCGGGCCTGACGTTTCTCGTCAAGGGGCCGGTTGCAGTGTTCGCCGGCCTGCTGTCCGCATCGATCCGCCGCAACCCGCGGATATTGACGCGCATGCACCGCGTCAGCGGGGTGGTGCTGCTGGGGCTCGGGGTGAAGCTGGCGCTCGAGCGCCGCTGA
- the folE2 gene encoding GTP cyclohydrolase FolE2: protein MNAPLPDISLTDAAPGRRPLEWVGMQGIDLPVAVAEPGCRRDVHARADVQVDLPAPHVKGIHMSRLYRLLDGLGDGAALSPAGLRPVLQAMVDSHRDCDTRRARLRLHFDLLARRAALVTDGLAGWKAYPVRIDATLTDVGFELRAQVTVVYSSTCPCSAALSRHWVEQAFLAAFGRDDRVEPAAVAAWLKRHATAATPHSQRSEAVVSVGLPADGATLGLIDLIDRIEHALGTPVQTAVKRADEQAFAVLNGGNLMFVEDAARRVQAALDGRHAHPRVHVRHLESLHPHDAVAWAAPVREGADAC from the coding sequence ATGAATGCCCCTCTTCCCGATATCTCCCTGACCGATGCCGCGCCGGGCCGCCGCCCGCTCGAATGGGTCGGCATGCAGGGCATCGACCTGCCCGTTGCGGTGGCCGAGCCCGGCTGCCGGCGCGACGTGCATGCGCGCGCCGACGTGCAGGTCGACCTTCCCGCACCGCACGTGAAGGGCATCCACATGTCGCGGCTGTACAGGCTGCTCGACGGGCTCGGCGATGGCGCCGCGCTGTCGCCGGCCGGCCTTCGGCCGGTGCTGCAGGCGATGGTCGACAGCCATCGCGACTGCGACACGCGCCGTGCTCGGCTACGGCTGCACTTCGACCTGCTGGCGCGCCGCGCCGCGCTGGTGACCGACGGGCTTGCCGGGTGGAAGGCCTATCCGGTCCGGATCGACGCGACGCTGACCGACGTCGGGTTCGAGCTGCGCGCGCAGGTGACGGTCGTCTATTCGTCGACGTGCCCGTGCTCGGCCGCGCTGTCGCGGCACTGGGTCGAACAGGCGTTCCTGGCGGCGTTCGGCCGCGACGATCGCGTGGAACCGGCAGCGGTCGCCGCGTGGCTGAAACGGCATGCGACGGCGGCCACGCCGCACAGCCAGCGTAGCGAAGCCGTCGTCAGCGTGGGGCTGCCGGCCGATGGCGCGACGCTCGGGCTGATCGACCTGATCGATCGCATCGAGCACGCGCTCGGCACGCCGGTGCAGACGGCCGTCAAGCGCGCGGACGAGCAGGCGTTCGCGGTGCTGAACGGCGGCAACCTGATGTTCGTCGAGGATGCCGCACGCCGGGTCCAGGCCGCGCTGGACGGCCGCCATGCGCACCCGCGCGTGCACGTGCGCCATCTCGAAAGCCTGCACCCGCACGACGCGGTGGCCTGGGCCGCGCCGGTTCGCGAAGGCGCCGACGCATGCTGA
- a CDS encoding Lrp/AsnC family transcriptional regulator: protein MSIKLDAIDRRILRALQRNSNQTNAELAQQAGLSATPCLRRVHLLEEQGVIDAYVALLNPATVDLRFTAFVRVTLERQDKTTVERFAREMEQAPEVLECHLMAGSYDYLLRVIARDLDDYQRFQMETLTQIEGVRNVETEIPLKRIKQTVRLPI, encoded by the coding sequence ATGTCAATCAAACTGGATGCAATCGACCGGCGCATTCTGCGTGCATTGCAACGGAATTCGAACCAGACGAATGCCGAACTCGCGCAACAGGCCGGGCTGTCCGCCACGCCCTGCCTGCGCCGCGTTCACCTGCTCGAGGAACAGGGCGTGATCGACGCGTATGTCGCGCTGCTGAACCCGGCCACCGTCGACCTGCGATTCACGGCGTTCGTGCGCGTCACGCTGGAGCGTCAGGACAAGACGACGGTCGAACGCTTCGCGCGCGAGATGGAGCAGGCGCCCGAAGTGCTCGAATGCCACCTGATGGCCGGCAGCTACGACTATCTGCTGCGCGTGATCGCCCGCGATCTCGACGACTACCAGCGCTTCCAGATGGAAACGCTCACGCAGATCGAAGGCGTTCGCAACGTCGAAACCGAGATTCCGCTGAAGCGCATCAAGCAGACGGTTCGCCTGCCGATCTAG
- a CDS encoding helix-turn-helix domain-containing protein, which yields MNPTAAFHSPSPSAGRASGIGPLLRTWRQRRRLSQMALALDADVSARHLSFVESGRAQPSREMVLHLAERLDVPLRERNALLVAAGFAPLFRERPFSDPQLDAARHAVEAVLRGHEPYPALAVDRHWTLLAANRMLGALVAQADPSLLQPPVNVLRLSLHPDGLAPQIVNWHEWRAHILHRLQRQIDASGDRALHTLRDELAAYPAPAGQPDDTHARTDFADIAVPLRLRTAAGELTFFSTTTVFGTPVDVTLSELAIEAFFPANPETVEAMRALADALPAQ from the coding sequence ATGAACCCGACCGCCGCCTTCCACTCGCCCTCCCCGTCCGCCGGCCGCGCGTCCGGCATCGGCCCGCTGCTGCGCACGTGGCGGCAACGCCGGCGCCTGAGCCAGATGGCGCTCGCGCTCGACGCGGACGTTTCCGCGCGCCACCTGAGCTTCGTCGAATCGGGCCGCGCGCAGCCGAGCCGCGAGATGGTGCTGCATCTCGCGGAGCGTCTCGACGTGCCGCTGCGCGAACGCAATGCGCTGCTCGTCGCGGCCGGCTTCGCGCCGCTGTTCCGCGAACGGCCGTTCTCGGATCCGCAGCTCGATGCCGCGCGCCATGCGGTGGAAGCCGTGCTGCGCGGCCACGAGCCCTACCCGGCGCTCGCCGTGGATCGTCACTGGACACTGCTCGCCGCGAACCGGATGCTCGGCGCGCTGGTCGCGCAGGCCGATCCGTCGCTGCTGCAACCGCCCGTCAACGTGCTGCGGCTGAGCCTGCATCCGGACGGCCTCGCGCCGCAGATCGTCAACTGGCACGAGTGGCGCGCGCACATCCTGCATCGGCTGCAGCGGCAGATCGATGCGAGCGGCGACCGCGCGCTGCACACGCTACGCGACGAACTCGCCGCGTATCCGGCACCGGCCGGCCAGCCCGACGACACGCATGCGCGCACCGATTTCGCGGATATCGCCGTGCCGTTGCGGCTGCGCACGGCGGCCGGCGAACTGACGTTCTTCAGCACGACGACGGTGTTCGGCACGCCGGTCGACGTAACGCTGTCGGAACTCGCGATCGAGGCGTTTTTCCCCGCGAATCCGGAGACGGTGGAAGCAATGCGGGCGCTGGCGGACGCATTGCCGGCGCAATAA
- a CDS encoding DUF2167 domain-containing protein yields the protein MKKLAVRLACMATLAFTAISGHAQTEAAQVEMRAAAAAANDAVVKGPTDIDVKHEAVLKLKAGESFVPAAEAGRYLRSMGNSIDETRLVGLVLPDDPDADWISVVSFEPSGYIRDDDAKDWKPDELLKSLQAGTEEDNPGRKERGLPETEVVGWAKAPAYDAATHRLVWSAIIRDKGAAPNAENDGVNYRTLVLGRDGYLSLTMASTLADLPKYKASADELLSNISFNDGKRYADFNKSTDHVAEYGLAALIVGVGAKKLGLLALIGAFAVKFFKVGAVALLAGGAALKRFFGRKPKPAAVPAVADASGASGMSGMSDASATERKE from the coding sequence ATGAAAAAACTTGCCGTCCGGCTCGCCTGCATGGCGACGCTTGCATTCACCGCGATCAGCGGCCACGCGCAGACCGAAGCCGCGCAGGTGGAAATGAGGGCCGCGGCCGCCGCCGCCAACGACGCGGTCGTGAAGGGCCCGACCGATATCGATGTGAAACACGAAGCCGTGCTGAAGCTGAAAGCCGGCGAATCGTTCGTGCCGGCCGCCGAAGCCGGCCGCTACCTGCGCTCGATGGGCAACTCGATCGACGAAACCAGGCTGGTCGGCCTCGTGCTGCCCGACGATCCCGACGCCGACTGGATCTCGGTCGTGTCGTTCGAGCCGAGCGGTTATATCCGCGACGACGACGCGAAGGACTGGAAACCCGACGAGCTGCTGAAGAGCCTGCAGGCCGGCACCGAGGAAGACAACCCCGGGCGCAAGGAACGCGGCCTGCCCGAAACCGAGGTGGTCGGCTGGGCGAAGGCGCCCGCGTACGACGCGGCCACGCACCGGCTCGTGTGGTCCGCGATCATCCGCGACAAGGGTGCGGCGCCGAACGCCGAGAACGACGGCGTGAACTACCGGACGCTCGTGCTCGGCCGCGACGGCTACCTGTCGCTGACGATGGCGTCGACGCTCGCCGATCTGCCGAAATACAAGGCGTCGGCCGACGAACTGCTGTCGAACATCAGCTTCAACGACGGCAAGCGCTACGCCGATTTCAACAAGTCGACCGACCACGTCGCCGAGTATGGCCTCGCGGCGCTGATCGTCGGCGTCGGCGCGAAGAAGCTCGGCCTGCTCGCGTTGATCGGCGCGTTCGCGGTGAAGTTCTTCAAGGTCGGCGCGGTTGCGCTGCTGGCCGGCGGCGCCGCGCTGAAACGCTTCTTCGGGCGCAAGCCGAAACCGGCCGCGGTGCCGGCCGTCGCCGATGCGTCCGGCGCGTCCGGCATGTCCGGCATGTCCGATGCATCCGCCACGGAGCGCAAGGAATGA
- a CDS encoding site-2 protease family protein, translating into MTKLLLLIFGGLKLGKVLVSAGTMLASIAVYALFYGWRFAAGFVALLLVHEAGHYVAAQRRGLDVGLPTFIPFVGAWIQLKEMPHDAETEAYVGLAGPFVGTLGALACYAAARHYDSNLLLALSYTGFFLNLFNMIPLSPFDGGRITAVLSPRIWFAGVPVLIALFVYRPSPLLIVMAILALPQLKRAWRYDPDAPENRVYYATSIETKTTYALCYVGLLAFLALMTSGVHDMLRVAHSAA; encoded by the coding sequence ATGACGAAGCTGTTGCTGCTGATCTTCGGCGGCCTCAAGCTCGGCAAGGTGCTCGTGTCGGCGGGCACCATGCTCGCGTCGATCGCGGTCTACGCGCTGTTCTACGGCTGGCGGTTCGCGGCCGGTTTCGTGGCACTGCTGCTGGTGCACGAGGCCGGCCACTACGTGGCCGCGCAGCGGCGCGGGCTCGACGTCGGGCTGCCGACCTTCATCCCGTTCGTCGGCGCGTGGATCCAGCTGAAGGAGATGCCGCACGACGCGGAAACCGAGGCGTACGTCGGGCTCGCCGGGCCGTTCGTCGGCACGCTCGGTGCACTGGCCTGCTACGCGGCCGCGCGCCACTACGACAGCAACCTGCTGCTCGCGCTGTCGTACACGGGCTTCTTCCTGAACCTGTTCAACATGATTCCGCTGTCGCCGTTCGACGGCGGGCGGATCACCGCGGTGCTGTCGCCGCGCATCTGGTTCGCGGGCGTGCCCGTGCTGATCGCGCTGTTCGTGTATCGGCCGAGCCCGCTGCTGATCGTGATGGCGATCCTCGCGCTGCCGCAGCTCAAGCGCGCGTGGCGCTACGATCCCGACGCGCCGGAGAATCGCGTGTACTACGCGACGTCGATCGAGACGAAGACGACGTACGCGCTCTGCTACGTCGGCCTGCTCGCGTTCCTCGCGCTGATGACGTCCGGCGTGCACGACATGCTGCGCGTCGCGCATTCCGCGGCCTGA
- a CDS encoding carbonic anhydrase, producing the protein MIRKNPRGDLPQIHPSAFVDPTAILCGLVIVEENVFIGPYAVIRADETDGDGRIAPIVIGAHSNIQDGVVIHSKSGASVTIGQHTSIAHRAIVHGPCKVGNGVFVGFNSVLFNCTIDDGCVVRYNAVVDGCHLPPGFYVRSTERIGPETDLAALPQVTADASDFSEDVARTNNALVLGYKHIQNEF; encoded by the coding sequence ATGATCAGAAAGAACCCGCGCGGCGACCTGCCGCAGATACACCCGAGTGCATTCGTCGATCCGACCGCCATTCTGTGCGGGCTCGTGATCGTCGAGGAGAACGTGTTCATCGGCCCGTACGCGGTGATCCGCGCCGACGAAACGGATGGCGACGGCCGGATCGCGCCGATCGTGATCGGTGCGCATTCGAACATCCAGGACGGCGTGGTGATCCATTCGAAGTCGGGCGCGAGCGTCACCATCGGCCAGCACACGTCGATTGCGCATCGCGCGATCGTCCACGGGCCGTGCAAGGTCGGCAACGGCGTGTTCGTCGGCTTCAACAGCGTGCTGTTCAACTGCACCATCGACGATGGCTGCGTGGTGCGCTACAACGCGGTCGTCGACGGCTGCCACCTGCCGCCGGGCTTCTACGTGCGCTCGACCGAGCGCATCGGGCCGGAAACCGATCTCGCCGCCTTGCCGCAGGTGACGGCCGACGCGAGCGACTTCTCCGAGGACGTCGCGCGCACGAACAATGCGCTGGTGCTGGGCTACAAGCACATCCAGAACGAGTTCTGA
- a CDS encoding aldehyde dehydrogenase (NADP(+)) — MQLTGEMLIGAEAVAGSAGTLRAFDPSKGAPIDAPAFGVAAQADIERACELARDAFDAYRAQPLAARAAFLDAIADEIVALGDALIERAHAETGLPVARLQGERGRTVGQLRLFARVVRDGRFLAASIDPAQPARTPLPRSDLRLQKVGLGPVVVFGASNFPLAFSVAGGDTASALAAGCPVIVKAHEAHLGTSELVGRAIRAAVAKTGMPAGVFSLLIGPGRVIGAALVGHPAVQAVGFTGSRQGGMALVQIANARPQPIPVYAEMSSINPVVLFPAALAARGDAIATGFVDSLTLGVGQFCTNPGLVLAIDGPDLDRFEAVAAQALAKKPAGVMLTPGIADAYRHGRGKLAELPGVREIGAGEAAQTDCQAGGALYEVGAQAFLSEPAFSHEVFGPASLIVRCRDLDEVARVLDALEGQLTATLQMDADDKPLARRLLPILERKAGRLLVNGYPTGVEVCDAMVHGGPFPATSNPSVTSVGATAIERFLRPVCYQDFPDDLLPEGLQEKNPRAIPRLRDGKAE, encoded by the coding sequence ATGCAACTGACAGGAGAGATGCTGATCGGCGCCGAAGCGGTCGCCGGCTCGGCCGGTACCTTGCGCGCGTTCGACCCGTCGAAGGGCGCGCCGATCGACGCGCCGGCGTTCGGCGTCGCGGCGCAGGCCGACATCGAGCGTGCATGCGAACTCGCGCGCGACGCGTTCGACGCGTACCGCGCGCAGCCGCTCGCGGCCCGCGCGGCGTTTCTCGACGCGATCGCGGATGAAATCGTCGCGCTCGGCGACGCGCTGATCGAGCGCGCGCACGCTGAAACGGGCCTGCCCGTCGCGCGGCTGCAGGGTGAGCGCGGCCGCACCGTCGGCCAGCTTCGGCTGTTCGCGCGTGTCGTGCGCGACGGTCGTTTCCTCGCCGCGTCGATCGATCCCGCGCAGCCTGCCCGCACGCCGCTGCCGCGCTCGGACCTGCGGCTGCAGAAAGTCGGGCTCGGGCCCGTCGTCGTGTTCGGTGCGAGCAATTTCCCGCTCGCGTTCTCGGTGGCCGGCGGCGATACGGCGTCGGCGCTCGCGGCCGGCTGCCCGGTGATCGTGAAGGCGCACGAGGCGCACCTCGGCACGTCCGAACTGGTCGGCCGCGCGATTCGCGCCGCCGTCGCGAAAACCGGGATGCCGGCCGGCGTGTTCTCGCTGCTGATCGGCCCCGGCCGCGTGATCGGCGCGGCGCTCGTCGGCCATCCGGCGGTCCAGGCCGTCGGCTTCACGGGGTCGCGGCAGGGCGGCATGGCGCTCGTGCAGATCGCGAATGCCCGCCCGCAGCCGATTCCCGTCTACGCGGAAATGAGCAGCATCAACCCCGTCGTGCTGTTCCCGGCGGCGCTCGCCGCGCGCGGCGACGCGATCGCGACGGGTTTCGTCGATTCGCTGACGCTCGGCGTCGGCCAGTTCTGTACCAACCCGGGCCTCGTGCTCGCGATCGACGGCCCCGATCTCGACCGCTTCGAAGCCGTCGCCGCGCAGGCGCTCGCGAAGAAGCCGGCCGGCGTGATGCTCACGCCCGGGATCGCCGATGCGTATCGCCATGGCCGCGGCAAGCTGGCCGAACTGCCGGGCGTGCGCGAAATCGGCGCGGGCGAGGCCGCGCAGACCGACTGCCAGGCCGGCGGCGCGTTGTACGAAGTCGGCGCGCAGGCGTTCCTGTCCGAGCCGGCGTTCAGCCATGAAGTGTTCGGGCCGGCGTCGCTGATCGTGCGCTGCCGCGATCTCGACGAAGTCGCGCGCGTGCTCGACGCGCTCGAGGGCCAGCTCACGGCCACGCTGCAGATGGACGCCGACGACAAGCCGCTCGCCCGCCGGCTGCTGCCGATCCTCGAACGCAAGGCCGGGCGCCTGCTCGTGAACGGTTACCCGACCGGCGTCGAGGTGTGTGACGCGATGGTGCACGGCGGGCCGTTCCCCGCGACGTCGAACCCGTCCGTCACGTCGGTCGGCGCGACGGCGATCGAGCGTTTCCTGCGCCCGGTGTGCTACCAGGATTTCCCGGACGATCTGCTGCCGGAAGGGCTGCAGGAGAAGAATCCGCGCGCGATTCCGCGGCTGCGGGACGGGAAGGCGGAGTGA
- a CDS encoding 6-pyruvoyl trahydropterin synthase family protein: protein MLIRKLFRFENAHVVRGCSTRRCSHSIHGHSYRVELLLEAHALDHGQMIYDFGLLKGDVRDLIDAFDHAVTLWSDDDPCYVESMRRHSERWVLLPVSPSAEQFSRVFFRLVDAALSCTRMSNGEAGVRLHSIIVHETETGYAQCFRDDAFNPRMGRIDLDDIVFAPAIAGQWRDPGLFERIKRGRSMSRQESR, encoded by the coding sequence ATGCTGATCCGCAAGCTGTTCCGGTTCGAGAACGCACACGTGGTGCGCGGCTGCAGCACGCGGCGCTGCTCGCATTCGATCCACGGCCATTCGTATCGCGTCGAGCTGCTGCTCGAGGCACACGCGCTGGACCACGGGCAGATGATCTACGACTTCGGGCTGCTCAAGGGCGACGTGCGCGACCTGATCGACGCATTCGATCACGCGGTGACGCTGTGGTCGGATGACGATCCCTGTTATGTCGAGAGCATGCGCCGGCATTCCGAGCGCTGGGTGCTGCTGCCGGTGTCGCCGAGCGCCGAGCAGTTCTCGCGCGTGTTCTTTCGCCTCGTCGATGCGGCGCTGTCCTGCACGCGCATGTCGAACGGCGAAGCCGGCGTGCGGCTGCATTCGATCATCGTTCACGAAACCGAGACCGGCTACGCGCAGTGTTTTCGCGACGATGCGTTCAACCCGCGCATGGGCCGCATCGATCTGGACGACATCGTGTTCGCGCCGGCCATCGCCGGACAGTGGCGCGATCCGGGCCTGTTCGAGCGGATCAAGCGCGGCCGTTCGATGTCAAGACAGGAATCCCGATGA
- a CDS encoding dihydroorotase, translating into MDEPVRREGRATDALKRRHVDLLVHGGTAMTPNGAEQVDVACVDGRVVALGALHGTWSADVLLDAGGLHVLPGVVDSQVHFREPGLTHKETIEAGTRGAVLGGVTTIFEMPNTHPLTLTAQDLQAKLERARGRAWCDHAFYIGGSAANAERLPALEALPGCAGVKVFMGSSFGDLLADDEAVLRRIVRNGRRRMAVHAEDEARLRARRALVEASGDVRDHPRWRDVQSALEATRRIVALAAETGRRLHVLHVSTAEEMALLARHRQRVTVEVTPHHLSLHAPDCYERLGTFAQMNPPVRERHHRDALWQAVRDGVVDVIGSDHAPHTRDEKRRPYPQSPSGMTGVQTLLPLMLDHVHAGRVSLERLVDLTSAGPARVFGIAGKGRIAMGYDADFSIVDLRARRIIRDEWIASVSGWTPYDGCAVTGWPVHTVVRGQVVVRDGAPNGEPQGQAVTFLDA; encoded by the coding sequence ATGGACGAACCCGTTCGACGTGAAGGGCGCGCGACCGACGCGCTGAAGCGACGCCATGTCGACCTGCTCGTGCACGGCGGCACGGCGATGACACCCAACGGTGCCGAGCAGGTCGACGTCGCGTGCGTGGATGGCCGTGTCGTCGCGCTGGGTGCGTTGCATGGCACGTGGAGCGCCGACGTTCTCCTGGATGCCGGCGGCCTGCATGTGCTGCCGGGCGTCGTCGACAGCCAGGTGCATTTCCGCGAACCGGGCCTGACGCACAAGGAGACCATCGAGGCCGGCACGCGCGGCGCGGTGCTCGGCGGCGTCACGACGATCTTCGAGATGCCCAACACGCATCCGCTGACGCTGACCGCTCAGGATCTGCAGGCCAAGCTGGAACGCGCGCGCGGCCGCGCGTGGTGCGACCACGCGTTCTACATCGGCGGCTCGGCCGCGAACGCCGAACGGTTGCCGGCGCTTGAAGCGCTGCCGGGCTGCGCGGGCGTGAAGGTCTTCATGGGCAGTTCGTTCGGCGACCTGCTGGCCGACGACGAAGCCGTGTTGCGCCGGATCGTGCGCAACGGGCGGCGGCGCATGGCCGTGCACGCGGAGGACGAAGCGCGGCTGCGCGCACGCCGGGCGCTCGTCGAAGCGAGCGGCGACGTGCGCGACCATCCGCGCTGGCGCGACGTGCAAAGCGCGCTGGAGGCGACGCGGCGCATCGTCGCGCTGGCCGCCGAGACGGGCCGCCGGCTGCATGTGCTGCACGTGTCCACCGCCGAGGAAATGGCGTTGCTCGCGCGGCACCGGCAGCGCGTGACCGTCGAGGTCACGCCGCATCACCTGAGCCTGCATGCACCCGATTGCTACGAACGGCTCGGCACGTTCGCGCAGATGAATCCGCCGGTGCGTGAACGGCATCATCGGGACGCGCTGTGGCAGGCCGTTCGCGACGGCGTGGTCGACGTGATCGGCAGCGATCACGCGCCGCATACGCGCGACGAAAAACGCCGGCCCTATCCGCAGTCGCCGAGCGGGATGACCGGCGTGCAGACGCTGCTGCCGCTGATGCTCGATCACGTGCACGCGGGCCGCGTGAGCCTCGAACGACTGGTCGACCTGACCAGCGCCGGGCCGGCGCGCGTCTTCGGCATCGCGGGCAAAGGGCGCATCGCGATGGGCTACGACGCCGATTTCAGCATCGTCGACCTGCGCGCGCGGCGGATCATCCGCGACGAATGGATCGCCAGCGTCAGCGGCTGGACGCCGTACGACGGGTGCGCGGTCACGGGCTGGCCCGTGCACACGGTCGTGCGCGGGCAGGTCGTGGTGCGAGACGGCGCGCCGAACGGGGAGCCGCAGGGGCAGGCCGTCACGTTCCTGGACGCCTAG
- a CDS encoding MFS transporter has product MPNQTTPRDLPLDLAHTARRTAVRYWILAMLFVVTTLNYADRATLSITGTPIRKAFGIDPVTMGYIFSAFSWAYVLAQLPSGWLLDRFGARRVYAASIFLWSAFTLLQGTIGLGGSAAFAVAALFAMRFAVGIAEAPAFPANAKVVASWFPTAERGTASAIFNAAQYFAAVVFSPLMAWLTHAYGWHQVYLWLGLAGIALAFLWLRVVKDPADHPAVNRAELEHIEQGGGLVRTTARGTDGLRSEGRRVAGWYYVRQLLSNRMLIGVYLGQYCVNVLTYFFLTWFPIYLVQARGMSLLKAGFMTSLPAICGFLGGVLGGMLSDGLIRRGVSLTLARKIPIVGGMALSMVIIGCNYVDSEALVIVLMAVSFFGKGIGSLGWAVVADTAPKEAIGLSGSLFNMFGNTAGIVAPIAIGYLVGASGSFNGALVFVGLNALVTVFSYLVIVKEIRRVELRHRDT; this is encoded by the coding sequence GTGCCGAATCAGACCACCCCTCGCGATCTTCCGCTCGACCTCGCGCACACCGCGCGCCGGACCGCCGTGCGCTACTGGATTCTGGCGATGCTGTTCGTCGTCACGACGCTCAACTATGCGGATCGCGCGACGCTGTCGATCACCGGCACGCCGATCCGCAAGGCGTTCGGCATCGACCCGGTGACGATGGGCTACATCTTCTCGGCGTTCAGCTGGGCGTATGTGCTCGCGCAACTGCCGAGCGGCTGGCTGCTCGACCGCTTCGGCGCGCGCCGCGTGTATGCGGCCAGCATCTTCCTGTGGTCGGCGTTCACGCTGCTGCAGGGCACGATCGGGCTCGGCGGCAGCGCCGCGTTCGCGGTGGCCGCGCTGTTCGCGATGCGCTTCGCGGTCGGCATCGCCGAGGCGCCCGCCTTTCCCGCGAACGCGAAAGTCGTCGCGAGCTGGTTCCCGACCGCCGAGCGCGGCACGGCGTCCGCGATCTTCAACGCCGCGCAATACTTCGCGGCCGTGGTGTTCTCGCCGCTGATGGCGTGGCTCACGCATGCGTACGGCTGGCACCAGGTGTATCTGTGGCTCGGCCTCGCGGGCATCGCGCTCGCGTTCCTGTGGCTGCGGGTCGTGAAGGATCCGGCCGACCATCCGGCCGTGAACCGCGCGGAACTCGAGCACATCGAGCAGGGCGGCGGCCTCGTGCGCACGACCGCGCGCGGCACCGACGGCCTGCGCTCGGAAGGCCGCCGCGTGGCGGGCTGGTACTACGTGCGCCAGCTGCTGTCGAACCGGATGCTGATCGGCGTGTATCTCGGCCAGTACTGCGTGAACGTGCTCACCTATTTCTTCCTCACGTGGTTCCCGATCTACCTCGTGCAGGCGCGCGGGATGTCGCTGCTGAAGGCCGGCTTCATGACGTCGCTGCCCGCGATCTGCGGGTTCCTCGGCGGGGTGCTCGGCGGGATGCTGTCGGACGGGCTGATCCGCCGCGGCGTGTCGCTCACGCTCGCGCGCAAGATTCCGATCGTCGGCGGGATGGCGCTGTCGATGGTCATCATCGGCTGCAACTACGTCGACAGCGAAGCGCTCGTGATCGTGCTGATGGCCGTGTCGTTCTTCGGCAAAGGCATCGGCTCGCTCGGCTGGGCCGTCGTCGCGGATACCGCGCCGAAGGAAGCGATCGGCCTGTCGGGCAGCCTGTTCAACATGTTCGGCAACACGGCCGGCATCGTCGCGCCGATCGCGATCGGCTACCTCGTCGGCGCGAGCGGCTCGTTCAACGGCGCACTCGTGTTCGTCGGGCTGAACGCGCTCGTCACCGTGTTCAGCTATCTCGTGATCGTGAAGGAGATCAGGCGCGTCGAGCTGCGGCATCGCGACACGTGA